One segment of Formicincola oecophyllae DNA contains the following:
- a CDS encoding DUF421 domain-containing protein: MTSTLFAMPTMHQLVHHFVLRFDFYVMMALKLVTGFAFVIGYLHLSGRTQFSQMNAIDLIGNFILGGVIGGVLYSDSIPFTTYLMALILSIAVLMVMNWLYKRYDFFHSVTVGQPIPIIRNGRFIMSNLTGRDSKVDLLNVASQLNLQGIFSFGDVVYAQVEPNGALTVTCDKGRMPAMVVIKQGEVREDALKTLHKTDKDLLEDLRAIGIEKPDDVFLAEYSDGGLVCVLKNGMVYPKPTPKPPAGKVPEEDKKPDPGADQAPEDALVKESTPSSGSGAGAGGDTASEGQAEARSPEAATASATGHPEEASAVLEPPPVDEPYDEAAHLAEAAAEEAAVQAAHEKAKADSAKGEDEHAEAALAAAKAHKAALDIHRGVLAEHRSSAR, encoded by the coding sequence ATGACAAGCACCCTGTTTGCCATGCCAACCATGCACCAGCTGGTGCACCATTTCGTGCTGCGTTTTGACTTCTACGTGATGATGGCCCTGAAGCTGGTGACGGGCTTTGCCTTTGTCATCGGCTACCTGCATTTGTCGGGGCGCACGCAGTTCTCCCAGATGAACGCTATCGACCTCATCGGCAACTTCATCTTGGGTGGCGTCATCGGTGGGGTACTTTATAGCGACTCCATCCCCTTCACCACGTACCTGATGGCGCTCATCCTCAGCATCGCCGTGCTGATGGTGATGAACTGGCTTTACAAGCGCTACGACTTCTTCCACAGCGTAACGGTAGGCCAGCCCATCCCCATTATCCGCAATGGGCGCTTCATCATGTCCAACCTCACAGGGCGCGACAGCAAGGTGGACCTGCTGAACGTGGCCTCACAGCTCAACCTCCAGGGCATTTTCTCCTTTGGGGACGTTGTTTACGCCCAGGTGGAGCCCAACGGCGCGCTGACTGTGACATGCGACAAAGGCCGCATGCCCGCTATGGTTGTCATCAAGCAAGGCGAAGTGCGCGAGGACGCCCTCAAGACCCTGCACAAAACCGACAAGGACCTCCTGGAGGATCTCCGCGCCATCGGCATTGAAAAGCCCGATGACGTCTTCCTGGCCGAATACAGCGATGGCGGGCTTGTGTGCGTCCTCAAGAACGGCATGGTTTATCCCAAGCCTACCCCCAAGCCCCCTGCCGGCAAAGTACCTGAGGAGGACAAGAAGCCAGACCCAGGTGCCGACCAGGCCCCAGAGGACGCTTTGGTGAAGGAATCAACCCCTTCAAGTGGTTCTGGTGCAGGTGCAGGCGGCGACACAGCTTCTGAAGGCCAGGCGGAGGCCCGCAGCCCGGAGGCGGCCACCGCGAGCGCCACGGGCCACCCTGAAGAGGCATCAGCTGTTTTGGAACCACCCCCTGTGGATGAGCCTTACGATGAGGCCGCCCACCTGGCTGAAGCCGCTGCGGAGGAAGCGGCCGTCCAAGCAGCCCATGAGAAGGCCAAGGCTGATAGCGCCAAAGGGGAGGACGAGCACGCAGAGGCCGCCCTGGCAGCAGCCAAGGCGCATAAAGCGGCCCTGGACATTCACAGGGGCGTTTTGGCTGAACACCGCTCCTCCGCCCGATGA
- a CDS encoding phage baseplate assembly protein V — MSGPLGADAHTHRVLGEHDRQIASMARLGVVAAVQGLCARVAIGSLLTDWLYTLTPRAAQGAVWWQPSVGEQVVVLALHGDVSQGVILGSIWQDKYPPPAQGAVWGKRFSDGTLLTYDPQSHALTLEGGQSPLAIHVKNATLKAESLTLNAPSVHCTGSMVVEGDVTAKGVSVAGHVHGGVKSGSEETSAPS; from the coding sequence GTGAGCGGCCCCCTGGGGGCTGACGCCCACACACACCGCGTCCTGGGGGAGCATGACCGCCAAATCGCCAGCATGGCGCGCCTTGGCGTTGTGGCGGCTGTGCAGGGGCTTTGCGCGCGCGTGGCCATTGGCAGCTTGCTGACGGACTGGCTTTACACACTGACTCCCCGCGCAGCCCAAGGGGCTGTGTGGTGGCAGCCCAGTGTGGGGGAGCAGGTGGTGGTGCTGGCCCTGCACGGCGATGTTTCACAAGGGGTCATCCTGGGTTCCATCTGGCAGGACAAATACCCGCCGCCAGCCCAAGGGGCCGTGTGGGGCAAGCGCTTCAGCGATGGCACCCTTCTGACCTATGACCCCCAAAGCCACGCCCTGACGTTGGAGGGCGGGCAGTCCCCCCTGGCCATTCACGTCAAGAACGCCACCTTGAAAGCGGAAAGCCTGACGCTGAACGCCCCAAGCGTGCACTGCACAGGCAGCATGGTGGTGGAGGGGGACGTAACGGCCAAGGGTGTGAGCGTGGCTGGCCATGTCCATGGCGGCGTCAAATCAGGCAGTGAGGAGACAAGCGCCCCTTCATGA
- a CDS encoding NAD(P)-dependent alcohol dehydrogenase yields the protein MTSSPAMPTFKNGQETTGYAARSNESAMEPITFERRPLRDNDVAMEVLYCGVCHSDLHQARNDWGGSVYPVVPGHEIVGRVTATGPKASKYKPGDLVAVGCMVDSCMECDQCKAGDEQYCRHEPTLTYNSPDRVDGYNTHGGYSKHLVAREDFVLRLPKGLDPARAAPILCAGITTYSPLRQWGVKKGSRVGVIGLGGLGHMAVKLAAGMGADVTLITRSEAKTKDAAKLGAHHALISTDPKAMAAAANSFDLIIDTVPVEHDLKPYMPLLDINGALVMVGQIGPMADFNSVPLIMGRRQVAGSVIGGIKETQELLDFCAEKNILPDCETIRMDEINEAFARMERGDVHYRFVIDMASLEGPASAKQS from the coding sequence ATGACATCATCCCCCGCCATGCCCACCTTCAAAAACGGTCAGGAAACCACAGGTTACGCTGCCCGCAGCAATGAATCAGCCATGGAGCCCATCACCTTTGAGCGCCGCCCCCTGCGCGACAACGATGTTGCCATGGAAGTGCTTTACTGCGGCGTGTGCCATTCAGACCTGCACCAGGCCCGCAATGATTGGGGCGGCAGCGTCTACCCCGTGGTGCCTGGGCATGAGATCGTGGGCCGCGTAACCGCCACTGGCCCCAAAGCCAGCAAGTACAAGCCAGGCGACCTGGTGGCGGTGGGCTGCATGGTTGATTCCTGCATGGAATGCGACCAGTGCAAAGCGGGCGATGAGCAGTACTGCCGCCATGAGCCGACCCTCACCTACAACTCCCCCGACAGGGTGGATGGCTACAACACCCATGGCGGCTATTCAAAGCACCTAGTGGCGCGTGAGGATTTCGTCCTGCGCTTGCCAAAAGGGCTGGACCCTGCGCGCGCAGCCCCCATTCTGTGCGCTGGCATCACCACCTATTCCCCCTTGCGCCAGTGGGGCGTGAAGAAGGGCAGCCGCGTTGGCGTTATCGGGCTTGGCGGGCTTGGCCACATGGCAGTGAAGCTGGCTGCTGGCATGGGCGCTGACGTCACCCTCATCACCCGGTCAGAGGCCAAAACAAAGGACGCTGCCAAGCTTGGCGCCCACCACGCCCTTATCTCCACAGACCCTAAAGCGATGGCGGCAGCCGCTAACAGTTTCGACCTTATCATCGACACCGTCCCGGTGGAGCATGACCTTAAGCCGTACATGCCTTTGCTGGACATCAACGGCGCTTTGGTAATGGTGGGGCAGATCGGTCCCATGGCCGACTTCAACAGCGTGCCGCTCATCATGGGACGGCGACAGGTGGCTGGCTCCGTCATCGGCGGCATTAAGGAAACGCAGGAACTGCTGGATTTCTGCGCGGAGAAGAACATCCTGCCTGATTGCGAGACCATCCGCATGGATGAAATCAACGAGGCCTTCGCCCGTATGGAACGCGGCGATGTCCATTATCGCTTCGTGATCGATATGGCCAGCCTTGAAGGGCCAGCCTCCGCCAAGCAAAGCTGA
- a CDS encoding tetratricopeptide repeat protein has product MNNPPCKLALLKPAWRAAALGCLVVGLGTAHAYAHAISMQPAPVEDTPAFKALLASAQNGNDAAQLKLGLLYALGAQEGAQSGGQDGAQKSDLPNLPRNDAQAAAWFRKAADQGNAAAQFNLGVLYAQGHGVPQSDRQAAAWYRKAADQGNGDAEDNLGILCAFGRGVAKDPAQAAQWWRKAADQGNADAQYNLGVLYDQGHGVARNWPEAAAWFRKAGTPKGAWPGDARAQAKLGALYVLGHGVAQSDRQAAAWYRKAANQGFADAQLALGTLYEDGQGVPQSDDEARTWYAKACRQHVKEACTALASL; this is encoded by the coding sequence ATGAACAACCCACCCTGCAAGCTGGCTTTGCTGAAACCCGCTTGGCGCGCTGCAGCCTTGGGTTGCTTGGTGGTTGGGCTGGGCACGGCCCACGCCTACGCCCACGCCATTTCAATGCAGCCAGCCCCTGTTGAGGACACACCCGCTTTCAAGGCCCTGCTGGCCAGCGCCCAAAATGGCAATGACGCAGCGCAACTGAAGCTGGGCCTCCTTTACGCCCTCGGCGCCCAAGAGGGCGCCCAGAGTGGCGGGCAAGACGGAGCCCAGAAAAGCGATCTTCCAAACCTGCCCAGAAACGACGCCCAGGCAGCAGCCTGGTTCCGCAAAGCGGCTGACCAAGGCAACGCCGCAGCGCAGTTCAACTTGGGCGTGCTTTATGCCCAAGGTCACGGCGTGCCCCAAAGCGATCGCCAGGCCGCTGCCTGGTACCGCAAGGCGGCTGACCAAGGTAATGGGGATGCTGAAGACAATCTCGGCATCCTCTGCGCTTTTGGGCGCGGCGTTGCCAAGGACCCTGCCCAGGCCGCTCAATGGTGGCGCAAAGCAGCAGACCAAGGCAATGCAGACGCCCAGTACAACCTTGGCGTTCTTTACGACCAAGGCCACGGTGTGGCCAGGAATTGGCCAGAGGCAGCAGCCTGGTTCCGCAAAGCCGGCACGCCAAAGGGCGCCTGGCCGGGGGATGCCAGGGCGCAGGCCAAGCTTGGCGCGCTTTACGTTCTCGGCCACGGCGTGGCCCAAAGCGACCGCCAGGCTGCAGCTTGGTATCGCAAAGCGGCTAACCAAGGCTTTGCTGACGCGCAGCTGGCGCTGGGCACCTTGTATGAGGATGGCCAAGGCGTGCCTCAAAGTGATGATGAGGCCCGCACATGGTACGCCAAGGCTTGCAGGCAGCACGTCAAGGAGGCCTGCACAGCCCTGGCCAGCTTGTGA
- a CDS encoding TerB family tellurite resistance protein, with the protein MAIWGKMFGGVAGFAMGGPLGAALGLVLGDMTDRKTILKPINGTWADNFPTRGTPDPTGAAFFGAAKMAALLGRREQLYAIGLIMLCAKLARIDGPVKQVEIDAFKGCFQFPPESQREVGLMFDNARNRTDDYMRYATELGAAYRDDPEPLETLLAVMFRIARVDLPPNAPLHPAEESFLRYCQQAFHLNEAAWRRCAQGQPRAQATGSAAECYEILGVARSASTEDIRLRWRALVRQHHPDVLARQNLTPAQAEAARLRIARINAAWDRIKRDRSL; encoded by the coding sequence ATGGCCATTTGGGGTAAAATGTTTGGTGGTGTGGCAGGCTTCGCCATGGGGGGGCCGCTTGGCGCTGCCCTTGGCCTGGTTTTGGGGGACATGACGGACCGCAAAACCATCCTCAAGCCCATCAACGGTACATGGGCTGACAACTTCCCAACGCGCGGCACGCCAGACCCCACGGGGGCCGCTTTTTTCGGCGCCGCCAAAATGGCTGCCCTTCTGGGCCGGCGTGAGCAGCTTTATGCCATCGGCTTGATCATGCTGTGCGCCAAGCTTGCCCGCATTGATGGCCCCGTCAAGCAGGTGGAGATTGACGCCTTCAAGGGTTGTTTCCAGTTCCCCCCTGAAAGCCAGCGCGAAGTGGGGCTGATGTTCGACAACGCCCGCAACCGCACGGATGATTACATGCGTTACGCCACGGAACTTGGCGCAGCTTACAGGGACGACCCCGAACCGCTTGAAACACTGCTTGCCGTGATGTTCCGCATAGCGCGCGTTGACTTGCCCCCTAACGCCCCCCTGCACCCAGCTGAGGAAAGCTTCCTGCGCTATTGCCAGCAGGCATTCCACCTCAATGAAGCGGCCTGGCGGCGCTGCGCCCAGGGCCAACCACGCGCCCAAGCCACAGGTAGCGCTGCTGAATGCTATGAAATCCTGGGAGTTGCGCGCTCAGCCAGCACGGAGGACATCCGCCTGCGCTGGCGTGCGCTTGTGCGCCAGCACCACCCTGATGTCCTAGCGCGGCAAAACCTCACCCCCGCTCAGGCGGAAGCAGCACGCCTGCGCATTGCGCGCATCAACGCCGCCTGGGACCGCATCAAGCGTGACCGCAGCCTGTGA
- a CDS encoding Do family serine endopeptidase: MGASSHLTATPLSPSTSQSTAWPRQQGPQQPTPQKLGRALPRSLPQRLARLLCCATMLAGPALPPLAWAEGAPATTHSQPTSTVPAATLDAMGPGQAAATKGLALPSFAPLVDRLLPAVVNISISGTVPVSDGEDDSPQAPQGPDESSPTGPQTPLPHRTPSPSQPSPGTPGPKSAPPPHEGPHGGKPAQPNPLDKFLHDYTQKHKRPGQKKPERPQMQIKALGSGFIIDPSGVIVTNNHVIEDADRITVTLSDGTEMPAQIVGRDARMDLAVLKVTPTAPLPAVPFGRSDKARIGDWVLAIGNPYGLSGTVTAGIVSARGRNVAHGLDDDFIQTDAAINRGNSGGPLFNIKGEVIGINTLIFGGAGGDSIGLGFAIPSDDAIGLIAQIRQTGAVHRGSLGIVFQPVTPTMAHALDFTQKTPTGRTKAGEGGIIASLVPKGAAAKAGLKIGDIITAINGHAVTGQTLPRVVAAHQPGSTLQLSLWREGQLMEVPVTLQAAVEKSPPPPSDTLPPSHPRCSFSALGLTVSVIGPDEREQYGLSDSQRGVLVLRVTKDGTAARRGLREGDVILQVGGQSLTTPDSFKAAIERAIKLGRHEVLLLVQDQGAMAWLPISLEAMSPDKTTTPSQP; this comes from the coding sequence ATGGGCGCATCATCTCACCTCACAGCCACTCCTCTCTCCCCCTCCACCAGCCAGAGCACCGCTTGGCCAAGGCAACAAGGGCCTCAACAGCCCACGCCCCAGAAGCTAGGCAGGGCACTGCCACGGTCCCTGCCACAGCGCTTGGCCCGGCTGCTGTGCTGCGCCACCATGCTGGCTGGCCCTGCGCTGCCCCCCTTGGCCTGGGCGGAGGGTGCACCAGCCACCACGCACAGCCAGCCTACCAGCACAGTGCCCGCAGCCACGCTGGACGCCATGGGGCCAGGCCAGGCGGCAGCCACCAAAGGGCTGGCCCTGCCTAGCTTCGCCCCCTTGGTGGACAGGCTTCTGCCAGCAGTGGTCAACATCTCCATCTCAGGTACTGTTCCGGTCAGTGATGGCGAGGATGACAGCCCCCAAGCCCCCCAGGGCCCTGATGAAAGCAGCCCAACAGGCCCGCAGACCCCCCTTCCCCACCGTACCCCTAGCCCAAGCCAGCCCAGCCCAGGCACCCCTGGCCCCAAAAGCGCGCCACCCCCCCATGAGGGCCCCCATGGCGGCAAGCCTGCCCAACCCAACCCGTTGGACAAGTTCCTCCACGACTACACCCAGAAGCACAAACGCCCAGGGCAGAAAAAACCTGAACGCCCCCAGATGCAGATCAAGGCCCTTGGCTCTGGCTTTATCATCGACCCGTCAGGTGTCATCGTCACCAACAACCACGTGATTGAAGACGCCGACCGCATTACCGTTACGTTGTCTGATGGCACGGAAATGCCAGCTCAAATCGTGGGGCGTGACGCCCGCATGGATTTGGCCGTGCTGAAAGTCACACCAACCGCCCCCCTGCCCGCCGTGCCCTTCGGCCGTAGCGACAAGGCGCGCATTGGCGATTGGGTGCTGGCCATCGGCAACCCTTATGGCCTCAGCGGTACGGTGACGGCTGGCATCGTCTCAGCGCGCGGGCGCAACGTGGCCCATGGGCTTGATGATGACTTCATCCAAACAGACGCCGCCATCAACAGGGGCAATTCAGGTGGCCCGCTGTTTAACATTAAAGGCGAGGTCATCGGCATCAACACGTTGATTTTTGGCGGCGCTGGGGGGGATTCCATCGGCCTTGGCTTCGCTATCCCCTCAGACGATGCCATCGGGCTGATTGCGCAAATCCGCCAAACGGGCGCTGTGCACCGTGGCTCCCTCGGCATTGTGTTCCAACCGGTGACGCCCACCATGGCCCACGCGCTGGACTTCACCCAGAAAACCCCCACAGGCCGCACCAAGGCCGGCGAAGGTGGCATTATCGCCAGCCTGGTGCCCAAAGGGGCGGCGGCCAAAGCGGGGCTGAAAATTGGCGATATCATCACAGCCATCAACGGGCACGCCGTCACAGGGCAGACGCTGCCGCGCGTGGTGGCAGCGCACCAGCCTGGCAGCACCCTCCAGCTGTCACTGTGGCGGGAGGGCCAGCTTATGGAGGTGCCCGTCACCCTCCAAGCGGCTGTGGAGAAATCCCCCCCCCCCCCTTCAGACACCCTGCCGCCAAGCCACCCGCGCTGCTCCTTCAGCGCGCTTGGGCTGACGGTCAGCGTCATCGGGCCTGACGAGCGCGAACAATACGGCCTTTCAGACAGCCAGCGCGGCGTCCTGGTGTTGCGCGTCACCAAGGATGGCACGGCGGCGCGGCGCGGCCTGCGGGAGGGGGACGTTATCCTGCAGGTTGGTGGGCAGTCCCTCACCACGCCAGACAGCTTCAAAGCGGCGATTGAGCGCGCCATCAAGCTGGGCCGCCATGAAGTGCTTCTGCTTGTTCAGGACCAGGGCGCCATGGCGTGGCTGCCCATCTCCCTGGAGGCCATGAGCCCCGACAAAACCACCACCCCCAGCCAACCCTGA